One window of the Triticum dicoccoides isolate Atlit2015 ecotype Zavitan chromosome 3B, WEW_v2.0, whole genome shotgun sequence genome contains the following:
- the LOC119279492 gene encoding uncharacterized protein LOC119279492 — MNRQANDKRTRGRFDRVPFQAALGGGGRVTLQEAVRAAGLDWEGRLHCGLDDARNTARLLVELMRRGVKMTITGSLAPPPPIQQKEQPPQLLTSSCGGSSVLAPLPMIQQKQQSPQLRTRPCGGSSALAPPLIQQKQQPPQPHMISPCGGSSATCFCYCRVPTRGGVVSVPGPMQGKCFFGCGNWTPAMGPVCPYFVWTN; from the exons ATGAATCGGCAGGCGAACGACAAACGGACGCGCGGCCGTTTTGATCG GGTCCCCTTCCAGGCTGCGCTCGGCGGCGGAGGGCGGGTCACCCTCCAGGAGGCGGTCAGGGCAGCGGGACTGGACTGGGAGGGCCGCCTGCACTGCGGACTGGACGACGCGCGCAACACGGCGCGGCTTCTTGTTGAGCTGATGCGGCGCGGGGTCAAGATGACCATCACCGGTtcgctggcgccgccgccgccgatccagCAGAAGGAGCAGCCCCCGCAGCTTCTCACAAGCTCTTGCGGTGGCTCATCTGTGCTGGCGCCGCTGCCGATGATCCAGCAGAAGCAGCAGTCGCCGCAGCTTCGCACAAGACCTTGCGGTGGCTCATCGGCACTGGCGCCGCCGCTGATCCAGCAGAAGCAGCAGCCGCCGCAGCCACACATGATAAGCCCCTGCGGCGGCTCCTCTGCGACGTGCTTCTGCTACTGCAGGGTACCGACCAGAGGAGGCGTGGTGTCCGTGCCAGGGCCGATGCAGGGCAAGTGCTTCTTCGGGTGTGGCAACTGGACGCCGGCCATGGGACCCGTGTGCCCCTACTTCGTATGGACCAACTGA